The Mesorhizobium sp. AR10 genome includes the window ACGACAATAAGAACTAGCATCACCATTACGATTGGAGGCCAGGAACGCGCAAAACGGGCACGCCATTGGTCTCGGGGGCGACGACCTGCTATTGAGCCAGCGATCGTTCGCCGATGACGCCAAATGGCGTGGATGACCAGGATCAGAGTCGGGATGGCCACCAGAAGCGTCCCGGTCAGATCCACAAGGCCGGCTCCAGCGCCCCAAATCCGTAGAGTGGAGACGAGCGCCAGGCCGGCGATGGCCCATCCGCTCACAAAGGAAAGGTCGCGTACGTACGTCGTGAGGTGAGTTTTGCGGTGTCGAAATTCAGGATGATGCGATGCCAGGAGCAGGGCCCTGAGGGCGACTAGCACAATAGCCCCTGCGACCGTCGCTACGGTCCAGAGCCGTAACGTTCGCAGCGAAAGGCCCGAACCGGCAAGAAGCCGCGCGCTGAGCAAACCGATCGCCAGGGCTGCGACCACCGCCGCCGAAAAGTAAAGGAAGCGGCGCCATCCCCCGGTAGTGCTCCGGCTTGCCCGCCGACCAAAGAATTGCAGCACGTTCGCGACAAGCGCGACCACGAGAACGATCTGGAGGCAAAGAAGAACAGCAGACGTCGACGAGGCGGCCAGCACGGCTTGCAAGCTTCTGAACTCGGCAGGAGCCTGCGTCCAACCCAAGGAACGCGCATTCAAGCCATCCATAAAGCGTTCCGCAACTTGCTCAAGACCGGTCATGACCGACATCATATCTGCGTCCATCGTTGGATTGTCGCTCACAGTAGTCGTCCCATTTTGCTGCCCAACGCTGTTCGGTCGTTACGATCACAAGCAGAGGTTATTAGTTGGCACCATCGCCGAACGGCCGTCTTGTTTCCGTTCTTCGGCCCCAGCGAGATGGTCGGCGCCGTTTCCGGCGTGTTTGGGTCGATTGCGGCAATGGGTGCCGCCATCGACGATCCTGCGCCGCCGCCAACCCTCGCTGCAGCCCTGGTCGTCGCGGCGTCTCCGCATCGGCGGAGAGGTGCGCAGCATGAAACCAAAGGCAACGCCGACCTGCCATTGCGGGCTTCGCCAACCGCCATCGGGCCGGTATCGAAGTTCTCCAGAATTTCGATGAAGGAAGCGGCGACTGCTGGCAGGTCGACCTGCCCGACCGTGCCACCAGTATGGTGGGAGAGCGGGGGACGGCGAGGTCGGTCAGCGGCAAAGACTGCGCTATCTGGCATTGTCATTGAAACCGTTGGCAGCGGCGCCCCCTGCCATCACCGCGGCCGCCGATTTTGCGACGCTTCGGCCTCCCGCAGAGCAGTTCCGACTTCAGCGACAAGCCGATCCACCAACTCCTCCCACTCGGCCCTTCTGGCATCGTGAAGTTCAGGCGGCGCGCCTGGTACATTCGACAGGGCAATTTCGGCCTCCAGGAGTTCCTCGCAGATGTCGCGGAACGCCTCGCTGCGGCTTATCAATTTGCGGATCGCAAATTCGGCATGCGGAAAGCGGCGCACTGCCGCCGAATATGCTTGCTTCCAGCCAGGATGCTCGACGTTTGCTGCCATAGCGCCATCCCTCATGCGCTAGAATGCGCATAGTCTTTTTGATGGGGCCAGTATCAGTATGTAAGTTACGTAGTCGGACTGTTGCGTGGTGAAGCTGTATCCGCCCATGACCGAGGATTGATACGCTTGTGACAGGCGGGCATTCCCCAGAAAACCCGCAACGTGGCACTCTCCACTCCCCAAATCCTGCAGACGATTGGGGTGCCTACGCTTGCACGCTCTCCTTCTATGCACATCGAGCTACTCCCGATTGGACTGCACTTTAGGCAATAACGAGCGCCGCCTCGAGCGTCTTGCCGGGACTGCCCTTAGCGAGCTCCCGGCGGGATGAGACGCCACACCGCATAGGGCTTGTAGAACGGATCGAGATGGATGTGCTGGATTTTGCCGTGCCAGGTGAAGCGGTGGCCGGTGACCATGTCCTCCACTTCGATCGAGGCGTCGTCGGGGAGGCCGAACTCCCAAAGCGGCACCTCAAAATCGGCGCCCTGAGCCGAGTGCGGATCGAGGCATACATGGAACAGCAGGAAGTCGACCAAATCGGCCGTGCGCTTGCCGTAGTAGATGATGTTGTCGTTCCAGGCCTTGTAAAAGGCGAGGTGGGTGAAATCCTGCAATGCCCTATGGTTTCGCCGAAGTCGGTTCAGGAACCGGATGTCCCACTGTATGTTGCCGGGCTCATCCATATTCCGTGCGCGGATTTCGTACTTGTCGGAGTTGAGGTACTCCTCCTTGCCTGGAACGGCCTCAGCCTCGCAGATCTCGAAGCCGTTGTAGATCCCGTAATTGCTTCCGAGCGTGCCTGCCAGGATCAGCCTGGCCTGGAAGCCCGGCCTGCCGCTGTGCTGGAGATAGGCGGGGTTGATGTCGGGCGTGTTGGCGAAGAAATTGGGCCGCATGTAGTGGCGGCATTCCTCCTGGGTGAGTTCGGTAAGGTATTCCTCCAGCTCCGCTTTGGAATTGCGCCAGATGAAGTAGGAGTAGCTCTGGTTGAAGCCGACCTTGGCGAGGCGCTTCATAACCTTGGGACGCGTGAAACCTTCGGACAGGAAGATCGCGTCGGGATGCCTGGAGCGGACTTCCCCGATCATCCATTCCCAGAAGGCAAACGGCTTGGTGTGCGGGTTGTCGACCCTGAAGATCTTCACCCCATGGCCGATCCAGAACAGCACGATGTCGCGCAAGGCATGCCAGAGACCTGGGAAGGCGTCGTTGTGGAAGTGGACGTTGACGATGTCCTCGTAACTCTTGGGCGGGTTCTCGGCGAATTTGATGGAGCCGTCCGGCCGCCAGTCAAACCATTCCGGATGCGCCATGATCCAGGGGTGGTCCGGAGAGCACTGGATAGCAAAGTCGATCGCGACCTCCAGCCCGTGCTGCCGGCTGGCAGCCATCAGGCGATGAAAATCCTCGAAGCTCCCCAGTTTCGGATGGATGGCATCGTGGCCTCCGTCCTCCGAGCCGATGGCATAGGGGCTGCCGACATCGCCCGGTTCGGCCTTGAGGCTGTTGTTGCGGCCCTTGCGATTGGTTCTGCCGACCGGGTGGATGGGTGGAAAATAAAGCACGTCGAAGCCGAGATCGCGCACATAGGGCAGGCGGGCGATGACGTCGTCAAAGGTGCCGTGGCGCGCGGGATCACCTGATTGAGAACGCGGGAAAAGCTCGTACCAGGCGCTGAACGCCGCCGCCTTGCGGTCCGCGAAGATCTCAAGAACCTTGTCGTAGTGGCAGAGATTGGTTCTCACCCCCGCACGGCTCATCACGGCGGCCACCGCCCCGGAACTGAGAAGAGCAAGACGCTGCGTGTCGGCAAGCAGAATCTCGAACGACGCGAGCACCTGCTCGAGTTCGGCGGCATCATCTGGGCCTGCCCGGCCAGAACGCGCCGCATCCTGAAGCAGGCAGCGTCCTTCTTCGAGTTCGATGGCAATATTCCTGCCCGCCGCATGTTTCTTGGCTACCTCCTTGCGCCAGGTCGCATAGAGGTCGCGCCATGCGCCGAAGGTGAATTGGTAAAGCCGATTTTCGCCGAGCACGACCGTGGCGCGCCAACGGTCGTTTTCAAAAAGGGTCATCGGCTGCTCGGACCAGCCTTCGGTGCCTGCAGGCCGGTAAAGTAGGCAGGCATCGATCGTCTCGTGACCGTAGCTGAATATGTCCGCCTCGATCAGGACCGGCTCGCCGGCGACACATTTGGCCGGGAAGCGCCCGCCGTCGATCTCGGGGCTCACGCCCTCGATCGCAATCCGGTTGGCCGCCAGGGCGAACAGCGCATCTATCTCTTGTGGCTGACTGCGCGGCTCGCGTGGCCGAAGATCTGCGGAATGCCGGGAACGACGTGTTGCGGCGCTGGCTTTCATTTCACCGTCCAACGCGAAGTGCTTCCCTCCTCGCGTCGGGACTGAGATCGAATGCGTCGGAGTTTTCATCCTCGTCACCTTCCGACTTGTCGCGCTCAGGTGACGTTGAGGCATTGCCTCTCTGCGCGGAAGGTAATTTACTGTATCGGCGAATTCGAAAGTCGGCCCCTCGATGTGATCCTCCTCTTTCGGCAAGCCAAGCAAAAGCTGGACGTCCTTGGAAGTTGCCTATCTCCGTCGAAACCTGTTCTGGCAAGTTCGTCACCCGACCCGGCGCATTTTGGTTCAGCCGGACATGCTCGCGATCGGCGATCTTCGATCCACATAATTGGCTTACCCTGCCGACCACGTAAATTACGTTCCCCCCACAGCCCTCCGCGCGGTAGGCTCATGCTCCCGGTCGTCACCGAAAGCCGCAAGAATGAGAATTGCTCAGGTCGCGCCCCTAGACGAGTCGGTCCCGCCGCGCTTCTACGGGGGGACGGAACGGATCGTGTCGTTCCTGACGGAGGAGCTTGTCAGAAGAGGTCATGAGGTGACCCTCTTCGCTAGCGGGAACTCCGTCACCAATGCGGAACTGGTGCCGCAGGGCGCGACGGGGCTACGCCTCGACCCAATCGAACGACGGTCTTCCATCGCCGCCCATATGGCAATGCTGGATGAAGTTCGCCAGCAGCAGGATCGGTTCGACGTAATTCATTGCCATCTCAGCCATTTTCAACACTTCCCGCTTTTCGAAACGTTTGCAGGAAAGACAGTAACCACGCCGCACGGAAGGCTCGACTACAGCGACCTTCCCAGGACCTATGCGAGGTGGCCGTATTTCTCGCTGAGCTCGATCTCGATGCGTCAGCGCCAACCGCTAGCCGAGGCGCAATGGGTGGGCAACGTCTATCACGGTCTGCCTCTGCATCTTTATCCCGCCACCGACTACGCTCCCCCACAAGACCCCTACCTGGCCTTCCTCGGCCGGATTTATCTCGACAAGCGGCCCGACCGGGCGATCGAGATCGCCAGGTTGAGTGGCATGCGGCTCAAGATCGCGGCGAAGATGGATTACAGCAACCGTGCCTACTGCGAAGAGCTGGTCGAGCAGATGAAAAGCCCCCATGTAGAGTTCCTGGGGGAAGTCGACGAAGCCGGTAAGACGGCCCTTTTCGCAGGCGCGCACGCGCTGCTTTTTCCGATCGATTGGCCGGAGCCTTTCGGTCTTGCGATGATCGAGGCCATGGCATTTGGGGTGCCGGTGATCGCTTGGCCGCAAGGTGCGGTGCCCGAGGTCGTGGATGACGGCGTCACCGGCTTCGTGGTCGACAGCATCGAAAACGCGGTCGCTGCCGTAAAACGGGTCCATTCGCTCGACCGGCGCCAGGTGAGGCGTAGGTTCGAGGAGCGCTTCAGCGCGTCCCGCATGGTCGATGACTACGAGAAGATCTACGCCTCGGTCGCTGCAGGCATGTACGAACCCAAATCCGTCCCGCGGGTCGTTCCGACCGAGGGACGAGAGCGCGATCGGAACAGGAAGGGACGGACGCAACTCAGATCAGCTTGAACTCTCGCCTGAGGCCGCTTTCGCTTTGCGCCCACCTGCCAGAATTTCGCCCAGCTGTTGGTGGGAAAAAAGCGCTGGCTTGCCGATTAACCCCTGGCAATTGAAGCTAGTCATCTGTCAGCTGCCATTTGTCGCCGGGATTGAATTGCCTTATGGCGCCGGCCACAGCCTCCGTTTTCGGGCCAAGGTCGGCTTGGTAGACGATGCCTTGGTGATTGACCGCAAAGGTGTGAACGCCTGTCTCGGCATATTTCACAGGCCAGGCCAGAAGCGCGAAACCCGCGATCATGTTGCCGTTGATGACATAGTTGTAGTCGCCTCCAGCTATGTTTTTGCCCTGGCCATTCAGGATGCGGAAGCGATAACCAAAATAGCCATCGCCTTTCCTGGCCTTGTCGAGAGCTGCCTGGTTGATGAAGTCGCCTGCCGGACTAACGCCATTGGTCTCGTCGGATGGCCAATATAGTCCGTCGGCCTGGCCCTCGCTGCTGACCAGCTTCTGGGCGTACTCCAGCACGCCATCGCCATCGCGGTCTTCCGCGGCGTACTCACGTTGAGCGTCGACGTAGGCGCGGACCGTCTCGATTGCCGCGATCTCATTTTCGCCGACGCGCCGGTTGATGATCTCTTCGATGCCAGCATAGGTATCGAAAGCCCATTTGCCGTCCTTGCCCTTGGTGATTGGGAATGGCAGCGGCCATAGCTTGTCGCCAATGTCGAGTTGCTTGCGGTCGCCAAGATCACGCACAATCACCGTCTTGGCAGCACCTTGCTTGATCTGCTCGTAGGTATCCATCACGCCTTCGCTTGTCCGCAGCTTCGCGGCATCCAGCCCAAGCAATACCGCCAGTCCGTCGAAATCGTCCTTCGCCAGGACCGCTTTGAACGCTTCCACCGCTGCTGAGGGATCATCGAAAAGTAGCGGATCGTTCTTGGCCACGTAGTCCGTGATGCTCTGCACCTCCTGCGCGCTGGCAAAATTTGCAGAACTCGCGCCAATGCCCAAGATCATTCCGACACCGAGCAGGGAACGTAGAACAAGACTCCGGACGCACGTTTTCATGGTCGGTTTTCCTCTCGCCAAAAGTTTTAACGCCTGCGCCCGCCACCGCCCTGCCTGCCACCGCTCGGCCTGATCATCTTGTGGCCGCCTCCGCCGCCGCCGCTGCGAATTCCGCCTCCCATGCTCTTCGCACCGCGGTTGGAGGCAATCTGCTGGCGTTTTCCGGAGCTGACGTTGCCAAGGCCCGAAGGCTTCCTCGGCCTGTTGTCCACTCTCATTGCCGGCTTCGGCTTGCCAACCGCACGATTGATTTTCCCCGACGCCTTGGCGGCAGGGCGGTCATTTTTTCGAACCGAAGCAATTGGCTTGGTGTTGGTTGGCTTTTTGATATCCGGCCTTGACCCCGGAGGCTGGGCTTTCAAACCCTCTCTGATTTGGCGTTGGCGCACGTCCTTCACCTTGCCGGACTTTCCGGCCAGTGTGCTCGCTCGGTCCCTTTTGAGGTCAGACGCCTTGTTGCGCATGCTGTTGCGATCGTTGGTCTTGACCCGGTCGCGCATGCTCGTTTTGTCGAAGTTGGCGAACTGGTTCCTGTCGAAGTTCAGTTTCGAACGGTCGACGTTCTTCCAGTCGACGTCGTTGAAATTGATTTTGCCGTTTATGTTATTGAAGCAATTGTTGCAGTCGATATCGATATCGTTGCCGTCCCAGCGGCCGCCCCACACGCCCCAGTCGTCCCAATCCACTGCCGCGGCCCAGATTGCGCCAGTGACGACACCCGCAAAATAGGGCGCGTTGGGATAGTAGTAGCTCGGGTAGGGGTCGGGATAATAGGAGATCGGAGCAACCGGATAATCGGCAGCATAGAGCATTGCCGGTTCATACTGTGGAACATAGATCGTTTCGGGGCTGGAGGAGCGAATGACGACATTGTCGTTCTCCTCGACCACCTTGATCTTGTCGTCGGACTTGATCACGCCTTTGGCTACAGCTGTGTCGCGCAACTGCTGGATGGCGACCAGCACGTCTTTTTGCTGATATGTCAGTGCGTCGCCAAGCGCCTGGGTCCACTCCAGATCGTCACTCATCATCTTGACGATCTCGGGATAGTTGAGCAACGAGATGACGCTGCCGTCCCAGCTTTCCTTCGGTTTCAAGCTTGCGTTCTTGGCGACCTGATCCAAGAACCGGCTCGCCTCCACGATCTGCAATGGATAGAGCGACGCTTCGGAAACTACTGCGACGAGCTCGTCGGGGTAGAGTGCGATACGGGCTACGAGGACTTCGAGTTCATCCTCGTCAAGCGGTTCGGGAGTTGGGGTTGCCGCTGAGCTGTCGGTAGCAGCGGCCTGATCCTGAGCAATCGCCAAAGAGGGCTGACCCGAGCACATCAAGATCGCGATCACGGCCACGGCGCCGGCATGCCAGCGCGGAAACTTGATCTCCATCGTCATCCTCCCAGGGGCGCCAACCCGGTTGTCAGCGACGTCGTGTCGCCAAGTCCAGAGCGAATGTTCTTGCCTTGGCGCTACGTTGGCGCATTGCTTGCCGATGCGGAAGGTAAGTAACTGTATGCTACGTGCAGAACTGGGATACCCGCCAGTAGATCAGTCGACGCCGAGGCCATCTTTCGGATCGAATTCCCTCGTCAAGCAAAGGTGTTCGAAGGCACCGAGACCTGCTGGATCCGAGCCATGAGATCTCCTTGGGCGTCGAAGGAAGCGGGGGGAATGCCGCCATACCGCTAAGACGAGGCCAGCATGAAACGGAAAAGACATACGGGCGGTGCTGTTACGAGCCCTTCATGACAGCACCCTGTCTTCAGCGCTGCGCCTGGGTCCTGGCCAAAGCAACGCCGCCATGAAGATCGTATAGGCGATGGCCACCACTATGTAGTTGACCCGCGTGGCAAAAGATTCCGCTGCCGACCCCGGCAACGGCGAGACGCCCGTTCCGAACAGGATGAGGAAGATTGTAAGCGCGCCCGCGTAGAGCTTGGCAGCGGGATTGCTCAGCGCTGCGCGGCCGCCAAACAGTAGGCCGGCGAGCAGCACCAGGACAAACAGCCAGGGGATGGTGGGGTGAACCTGCAGCAATCCGAATGCAAAGGATGCGACCACGCCTCCGAGGAGATTGACCACGAAGAGGCCGAAGGCGGCCCTTGCGCTTGCGCTGACGTCGAGCTGCGACAACAGCGATGCGACGGTGATCGGAATGACGATCGCCGTGGCGAGCCCGTCCCGTGTCAGGCAAGCCAGCACGGCGATCAGCAGAATGGCGGCATTGGCGGCGGCATAGCGCGCAGCGCGAGGGTTTGCAGCAGGAGCCGCGGCTTGAACATCGGCGCTGCCTCGGTCGGGTATGACCGCATGGGCAATCCACATCAGGATCGCTCCGCTGACCACGCCCTGTACCAGGATCGACAGGATGGAATCGCCGAGATCGCGGTTGAGCACGGTCAGCAGCGGCACCATCACGGCGACCACCAGGACAAGAAAGATCGCCCCACCCCCCTTGCCGTTCGCCTGCAGGTAGAAACAGACGAAATAGACGAGCCCGAGCAGCAGCAACAGGACCGGTGGCCGATCACCTGTCAGCACCGCGACGGCCTGGAGAAGCGCGCCCGCGACGACAATGAGGATCGCCATTCCCAGGGCCTGTTTCAGCTGCAGCGGGCGGGAACTGGAGATCAGGAACTGCGCCGCGAACAACGGTCCCAGAAAGGGGATGATTGCCCCCGACATAACCGACCATGTGAAGCCGACGGCTACGGCGAACGCGATGCGCAGACCCTTGCGCCTGGCATTGGCGTGCGCAAGGTCGCCGTCAGCTGACATAGGTCAGGACCGACAGCACACGTATCCAGATGCGGCCGATCGCATTGGTCACCGGATTGTCGCCGGTGTAGATCACCACGTTTGCCTGCGACCCGTAGCGCACGCCCTTGGGCCTGCCCTCGTCGAGGATCAGGCGGACGGGAAAGCTCTGTGGCGTTCTCACCCATCCGCTTTCGGTGGAGATCTTGGGCAACCCGGTCTTGGGGTCGACACTTCCCTGGGCGACGCCCATCCCGACGCTCTCGACCGTCGCGCCGAAAACCTGGCCGGGCAAGAGATCGAACAAGACGTCCGCGTGGTTGCCGGCCGCGACGTTCTCCAGGCTGTTCTCCTTGAACGCCGCGGTGATCCACACCGTGCCGACGTCGATGAATGTCATGGCGCTCTGGCCGGCGCCGACAACGCCTCCGACGGAAAGCTGCAGGTTGGTGACGACGCCCTCGGCCGGCGCCAGGACCGTGGTGCGCAGGAGGTCAAGCTGCGCGCGTTCAAGCGCGGCCAGCGACTCCTTCAGCTGCGGATTGTCGGCGCCTGCCGGCCCAAGCTCTTCCTGCGCCTGCTTGAGGTCCGCTTCGGCGGCGACGACCGAGGCATTTGCCTGGTCCACCGCCGCCTTCGCCTCGTCATACTTCGCCTGGGCATAGACGCCGCGCTTGACCAACTCCATGGCCCGGTTGGCCTGCTCCTGGACGTTGTCGCGGATTGCCCTTGCCTCCACGAGGCGTGCCTGGACGGAATCGACGGAGGCTGTCGAAGCGCCGATCGTCTGGCCTACCCGGGCAAGGCGAGCTTCAGCCTCGGCGACGGCCAGTTGGTATTGCTGCGGATCGATGCGAAACAGCATCTGGCCAGGCTTCACGCCGCTGTTGTCGGCCACGCCCACCTCGATGACCCGGCCGGTGACCTCCGGCGCGATGCCGACGACATAGGCGCTGACCGTCGCCTGCGATGAAGAAGGTGTGCGCCTTTCCATGAAGACAGCTATCACGAACAGCAGGCAAGCGAGCAGCAGCACGCCAAGCGCGACCCGGCGCAGCGGGTTGCCCTTCGTCGCTGGCGTATCCGGCCCTTCAGCGGCATTGTCTTGAGAGGTCCCGGTCGCGTCGGACGCCATGGCATCTTCTCCCAGTCAGACTAAAATCTTCTCCCAGTCAGACTAATATCGGGCCATGGGCGGTTGCTTGCTTGGCTGTCAGCTTCGGCCCAGACAACCCCGCAAGGATAAGCTGAGGCGAAGGCACGAGTTAAGCGCCCCTCATCGTGTCCACACTATACGCAGTCTTCAGATGGTTCCAGTCGATCGGGGGTAAGTTACATGTTGGAGCTGCCGGATTTTCGGATCTGCTAGACAATCCGTTTTGGATAACCGACAATTCCTCGCTAGCAGTGTTGTCGAGATCGAGGGACCTTCCGATGGATTTCGCAGTCATTGATGCCGCTCTCGTGACAAAACTTCTCCTGCTTCTGCTGATTGGCATGGGACCGAAGATCGCGCTGGTTCCATTTCTGGAAAAGACCCAGAAATTCGACGCCGAAACCAAGGTCAAGATAGGCCGCCAGATGGTTTTGGCGGCTCTTGTCACGGCTCTGATCCTTTTTGCCACCGGCGCTCTGCTGATGCGACTGCTGCATATCACTGGCGGTGCGGTTGCGGTCGCTGGCGGCATTATCCTGGCGCTCCTCGCGATCAAGATGGCGTCTGGACCGACCGAAAAGCACGGGGAGGATCTGGGCCTGTCCGAGGATCCGGAAAAGATCGCGATTTTTCCCCTTGCCATTCCCTACTTGCTCAACCCCGTCGGCATCACGGTCATTATCATTGCCTCCGGCGAAGTCGTCTCGGTAGCAAGTGCAGTGCTCGTTGTGGGTCTCATCCTGCTCGTCGCCGCATTCGACTACCTGGTGTTCACCAATACCGACGCGCTGGCGAAGCGAATGAAGCCGGCCAGTCTTGTCGTCTCGGAGGTTGTCTTCGGCATTCTCCTGACCGCGGTTGCCGTCCAACTGGTCGTTAGCGGATTGGTCAATCTTGGGATCATCACCGCGAGCGGCGCACACTGATTTCGTGCGCGCCATCCCACCATGAATGATACCGCCATCACCGTTGCCGACACCCATCAGAAGGCGCTGGAGGTCAATCTCGATGCGACGAGTTTCGGCTCGTTCGCCGAGATCGGCGCGGGTCAGGAAGTGGCGCGATGGTTTCTGCGCGTTGGCGCCGCGTCAGGCACGGTGGCCAAGACCGTCTCAGCCTACGACAAGAAAATCAGTGACGACCTCTACGGCTCCGGGACGCGCTACGTGTCCAGGCCGCGGCTTGAGACGATGCTCGATCGTGAATGGAAATCCCTCGTGCAACAGGTCGGTGATGCGCGCGGCAAAGACACGCGCTTGTTCGCTTTCGCCGACACCATCGCCGCCCGCAACTTTGCGGGCACCAACGATTGCCACGGCTGGATCGGGGTTCGCTTTCAGGATCTCCCGCTGGCCGAGGTGAGTGACATTCTGCTGCACGTAAACCTTCGCGACAATGCCAACCCGCTTCAGCAAGAGGCGGTGGGCATTCTGGGTGTGAACCTGCTGCATGCACTGCTGAACGAGCGGGTAACCCCCGACGATTTGCCGGCGAGAATGTTCGACAACCTTGCAAATGACCGCCTCGAAATTGATCAGATCGTAATGCGAGGCAGCGCGTTCGCGGGTTGCCAGATGGACCAACTGCACACGGCCTTGGCACGCGACGGCCGGGCTCAGGCGGTGACGCTGGATCGTGACGGTGAGGCCGTCGCAGCAAACGAATTTCTCTACAAGAAGTCTGTGGTCATCGTACCGTTGGCGAGAGACCCGCGCGACGACCTTTCGCCGGAAGCGATTGCGGCGTGCCTGGAAACGCTCCGCTGCGAGGTCGCCGGGAATCCCGAGGTGAGGGACATCATCGATCTTCGCCTGGTGGTCGTCGATTCTGATGCGCCGTTGCCTGCAATGGGCGAGGGCGCGGCAATGGTGATGCGGGATCGCCTGTTGTATCGCGCCACTGCATTCGTGCGTCGATACACCCAGGCGCCGTTACGTTTCGCGATGCCGCTGCCGGCGCTGATACGGATTTTCGACGATGTGAGATATCAGCACCTGGAGGGCCGCCTGTTCGAGGGTATCGCGCGGCTTTTCGGCTCCGACGTGCGTGTGCTGGCCTATCCATGCCCTCGCGAGAAATTGCTTGACCTGCTCAAGACCGATCCGGGACGCGGTTGGGATGTTGACGGTAGTGGGCAATGGACAACTGCCGATCAGTTGCGTCCCGCACCGCCTCTGCGGCATCTCTATGAATATCTGCTGGCCAGTGGCTTCCTCGTGGCGATGCCTCGCAACTAGGCAGCGTCAGAGTGCGCTGCGGACCACTCAGCCGTGACATGCTGGGCAGCGGCGATGAAGAGGCTGGCGGCAATCCCGAACCATCATCAGCGCCGCCACAACCAAGCGAGGACGCAGAGCGGATCAGGCAGGCTCAACAGATTTGACAGCACCGTCCGTATCGACGAGGCAGCTTGTCTTCTTGCCGCCGGCATCGAGCTCGACCTGATAGGTTTTGGAATCGATCTTGCTCGAGGAGACCGGAAGGATCTTGGCGCTGTCGACGCCGCTCGCCTTGGCGACCGCGTTGGCGCAAAGAAGCTGCAGATCCGCCGGAGCCGTCTCGACCTGGGTCCTCGACATCTGTTCCGGAGCCGGCGGTGGCGTGCTGACGCAAGCGCTCAACGCCACCAGGGACCCAAGCGCTAGGACCAGGATCGAACTTCTCACTGCACGTTTTGCCGACATTGTTTGTCCCTCCGAATGCCGCCTCAAACGCCCTTGTAAAGGGCCGCCCCCTGCATGAGAACGATGACCTTGGCCCCGACCTTGACGCGCGAAGCGAAGTCGGTGATGTCGTCGTTCCTCATCCGGATACACCCAGATGACACGTCGAGCCCGATCGTCCAGGGCTCCGGCGTGCCGTGTATCCGGTAGATCGTGTCCTGATCGCCCTCGTAGAGATAAAGAGCTCTGGCGCCGAGCGGATTGTCGGGCCCTCCAGGCATGCCTGCCGCATGTTTGGCTGCGTTCGGATCACGAGCGACCATTTCGGCCGGGGGCGTCCAGGTCGGCCATTCCGCCATGCGGCCGA containing:
- a CDS encoding DUF2950 domain-containing protein; translation: MKTCVRSLVLRSLLGVGMILGIGASSANFASAQEVQSITDYVAKNDPLLFDDPSAAVEAFKAVLAKDDFDGLAVLLGLDAAKLRTSEGVMDTYEQIKQGAAKTVIVRDLGDRKQLDIGDKLWPLPFPITKGKDGKWAFDTYAGIEEIINRRVGENEIAAIETVRAYVDAQREYAAEDRDGDGVLEYAQKLVSSEGQADGLYWPSDETNGVSPAGDFINQAALDKARKGDGYFGYRFRILNGQGKNIAGGDYNYVINGNMIAGFALLAWPVKYAETGVHTFAVNHQGIVYQADLGPKTEAVAGAIRQFNPGDKWQLTDD
- a CDS encoding glycosyltransferase family 4 protein yields the protein MRIAQVAPLDESVPPRFYGGTERIVSFLTEELVRRGHEVTLFASGNSVTNAELVPQGATGLRLDPIERRSSIAAHMAMLDEVRQQQDRFDVIHCHLSHFQHFPLFETFAGKTVTTPHGRLDYSDLPRTYARWPYFSLSSISMRQRQPLAEAQWVGNVYHGLPLHLYPATDYAPPQDPYLAFLGRIYLDKRPDRAIEIARLSGMRLKIAAKMDYSNRAYCEELVEQMKSPHVEFLGEVDEAGKTALFAGAHALLFPIDWPEPFGLAMIEAMAFGVPVIAWPQGAVPEVVDDGVTGFVVDSIENAVAAVKRVHSLDRRQVRRRFEERFSASRMVDDYEKIYASVAAGMYEPKSVPRVVPTEGRERDRNRKGRTQLRSA
- a CDS encoding DUF2955 domain-containing protein, yielding MSADGDLAHANARRKGLRIAFAVAVGFTWSVMSGAIIPFLGPLFAAQFLISSSRPLQLKQALGMAILIVVAGALLQAVAVLTGDRPPVLLLLLGLVYFVCFYLQANGKGGGAIFLVLVVAVMVPLLTVLNRDLGDSILSILVQGVVSGAILMWIAHAVIPDRGSADVQAAAPAANPRAARYAAANAAILLIAVLACLTRDGLATAIVIPITVASLLSQLDVSASARAAFGLFVVNLLGGVVASFAFGLLQVHPTIPWLFVLVLLAGLLFGGRAALSNPAAKLYAGALTIFLILFGTGVSPLPGSAAESFATRVNYIVVAIAYTIFMAALLWPGPRRSAEDRVLS
- a CDS encoding alpha-1,4-glucan--maltose-1-phosphate maltosyltransferase encodes the protein MKASAATRRSRHSADLRPREPRSQPQEIDALFALAANRIAIEGVSPEIDGGRFPAKCVAGEPVLIEADIFSYGHETIDACLLYRPAGTEGWSEQPMTLFENDRWRATVVLGENRLYQFTFGAWRDLYATWRKEVAKKHAAGRNIAIELEEGRCLLQDAARSGRAGPDDAAELEQVLASFEILLADTQRLALLSSGAVAAVMSRAGVRTNLCHYDKVLEIFADRKAAAFSAWYELFPRSQSGDPARHGTFDDVIARLPYVRDLGFDVLYFPPIHPVGRTNRKGRNNSLKAEPGDVGSPYAIGSEDGGHDAIHPKLGSFEDFHRLMAASRQHGLEVAIDFAIQCSPDHPWIMAHPEWFDWRPDGSIKFAENPPKSYEDIVNVHFHNDAFPGLWHALRDIVLFWIGHGVKIFRVDNPHTKPFAFWEWMIGEVRSRHPDAIFLSEGFTRPKVMKRLAKVGFNQSYSYFIWRNSKAELEEYLTELTQEECRHYMRPNFFANTPDINPAYLQHSGRPGFQARLILAGTLGSNYGIYNGFEICEAEAVPGKEEYLNSDKYEIRARNMDEPGNIQWDIRFLNRLRRNHRALQDFTHLAFYKAWNDNIIYYGKRTADLVDFLLFHVCLDPHSAQGADFEVPLWEFGLPDDASIEVEDMVTGHRFTWHGKIQHIHLDPFYKPYAVWRLIPPGAR
- a CDS encoding DUF3300 domain-containing protein, which translates into the protein MEIKFPRWHAGAVAVIAILMCSGQPSLAIAQDQAAATDSSAATPTPEPLDEDELEVLVARIALYPDELVAVVSEASLYPLQIVEASRFLDQVAKNASLKPKESWDGSVISLLNYPEIVKMMSDDLEWTQALGDALTYQQKDVLVAIQQLRDTAVAKGVIKSDDKIKVVEENDNVVIRSSSPETIYVPQYEPAMLYAADYPVAPISYYPDPYPSYYYPNAPYFAGVVTGAIWAAAVDWDDWGVWGGRWDGNDIDIDCNNCFNNINGKINFNDVDWKNVDRSKLNFDRNQFANFDKTSMRDRVKTNDRNSMRNKASDLKRDRASTLAGKSGKVKDVRQRQIREGLKAQPPGSRPDIKKPTNTKPIASVRKNDRPAAKASGKINRAVGKPKPAMRVDNRPRKPSGLGNVSSGKRQQIASNRGAKSMGGGIRSGGGGGGHKMIRPSGGRQGGGGRRR